The Verrucomicrobiota bacterium genome includes the window TGGGCCGCCAGTTGCGCGGCTCCTCGGGCAACGACCGGACGTTCACGAGCGCCTTGCGCGCCACCCCGAGCCAGAATCCGCGCCGCACGTCGCCCCACGTTGCCGTCAGCGCCCGGTGCCGCAGCCACAGCCAGATGCCGACCTCGACGGCGACCGCCACCAGGCACGCGATCCAGTTGATGAGGAACATGACGAAGAAACACGCCAGCGCGCCGGCCAGCGAGAGCAGGCCGGGCACCCTGACCCGTGGCCGGTACGACACCTCGCCGACGAGCTTCTCGAGCCCCGCCACCAGGTTGAGCATTCCGTAGGTCGTCAGAAAGAACATCGTCACCACCGGCGCAACGGTGTTCAGGTCGCCCAGCAGCACGGCGCCCAGCGCGATACCCGCCGCCAGGACGATGGCCGGCACCGGCGGTGCGCCGTTGGCTTTGGCCCGGCCGAAAACGCGCGGCACAACGCGGTCGCCGGCGAGCGCCTGCAACGTGCGCGGCGCGCCCAGGATGCTGCCCACGGCCGACGACAGAATAGCCCCCCACATCGCGGGCAAAATGATCCACGGCACGATGGCCAGCTTGGTCCAGATCAGGTTGTCGGTCAGCAGCGCGTCGCGCGTGGCTCCGATCGCCAGCACGAACGGGACGGCCATGTACACCACGAAGCCCGCCAGCACGGCCGCGATCGTGCCGACCGGGATGGCACGCTGCGGGTTGCGTAGATCGCCCGACATGCCAAGCCCGGCCATGATCCCCGTCACCGCCGGGAAGAACACGGCAAACACGACCCACAACCCGGGCCAGCCGGGAGCTGCGTGTATCTCGGGCCGCGTCGGTCCGCCCACGAGAACGCCGATCGCCAGCGACAGCAACGACAATCCGATGAGCACCATGATCGGCAACTGCGCCGAGAGCGCAAAGCGCGCGCTCGCCAGCGAGAGCGCCGTCACGCCGACGATGATGCCCGCCGTGACGATCTGCACCGTCGCCGGCGTCATGCCCTTCCACGCGAACTGGAGCGACTCGGCAAGACCGAATGAGTAAAGCGTAACCGACAGCGTCTGCGACAGGAACAGCGGCAGGCCGATCGCGCCGCCGATCTGCAGGCCCAGGCTGCGCGAGATGATGTAGTAGGCGCCGCCGACGCCGACGCGCATGTTGGTCGCCACCGCCGACAGGCTCAGCCCCGTCACGAGCGTGATCGAGTTTGCGATCGCGACAATGACGAGCGCCCTGGCCAGCCCCGCCTGCCCGACCACCCAGCCGAACCGCAGGTACATGATCACGCCCAGGATCGTCAGGATGGACGGCGTGAACACGCCCAGAAACGTCCCCAGCTTGCCGTCAACGCGCTTCAACGGTTCTGTCCTCGCCGCTGTCGCCATACGCAGAATGCACCTCGACCCTCAGGGAACCCCTGTCGAGATCGGACGGGATTGTATCACAAGACCAAGCACCACGGGCATCTTGCCCGTGAGCCCGGATCGTCGGGTAAGGGCCACGGGCTGCGGGTGGCGCCGGTGCGCAGGGCGCGGCGGGGCCGGG containing:
- a CDS encoding amino acid permease, with product MKRVDGKLGTFLGVFTPSILTILGVIMYLRFGWVVGQAGLARALVIVAIANSITLVTGLSLSAVATNMRVGVGGAYYIISRSLGLQIGGAIGLPLFLSQTLSVTLYSFGLAESLQFAWKGMTPATVQIVTAGIIVGVTALSLASARFALSAQLPIMVLIGLSLLSLAIGVLVGGPTRPEIHAAPGWPGLWVVFAVFFPAVTGIMAGLGMSGDLRNPQRAIPVGTIAAVLAGFVVYMAVPFVLAIGATRDALLTDNLIWTKLAIVPWIILPAMWGAILSSAVGSILGAPRTLQALAGDRVVPRVFGRAKANGAPPVPAIVLAAGIALGAVLLGDLNTVAPVVTMFFLTTYGMLNLVAGLEKLVGEVSYRPRVRVPGLLSLAGALACFFVMFLINWIACLVAVAVEVGIWLWLRHRALTATWGDVRRGFWLGVARKALVNVRSLPEEPRNWRPNILVFSGNIWKRIDLVKLACQFDVGRGIVTASNLIEGDLDSTEDYGLDVRHREIRAALEGYGLTVFSNVTVVRSFEEGVIDLAQSHGIAGLDSNTIMLGWSSDLERLGAYFRIMRRAARLRKSMLICRLPGPDKLVELDEKRRKRIDIWWRGKQHNGDMMLLLAHLLTLNAEWRGAQICVKSIAVSEIAQGETERGLAALLPEARIQAESKVILKPEDKTILDIMHEESADADLVFMGLADVEAGKEIEYAQRLTDMTAGFPTVVLVKNSSLFVGELV